The Lutra lutra chromosome 16, mLutLut1.2, whole genome shotgun sequence genome segment CCTGGCTTGGCACAGCCTGGCATGGACCATCGTGGTTTGGCACAACCTGGTGCAGGTCAGCCTGGCTTGGCACAGCCTGGCATGGACCATCGTGGTTTGGCGCAACCTGGTGCAGGTCATCCTGGCTTGGCGCAGCCTGGAATTGATCATCGTGGATTGGTGCCACCTGGCGCAGGTCAGCCTGGCTTGGCACAGCCTGGCATGGATCAGCATGGTTTGGTGCAACCTGGTGCAGGTCAGCCTGGCATGGACCATCGTGGTTTGGTACATCCTGGTGCAGGTCAGCCTGGCATGGACCATCGTGGTTTGGTGCATCCTGGAGCAGGTCAGCCTGGCTTGGCGCAGCCTGGCATGGACCATCGTGGTTTGGTGCATCCTGGTGTAGGTCAGCCTGGCATGGACCATCGTGGTTTGGTGCAACCTGGTGCAGGTCATCCTGGCTTGGCGCAGCCTGGAATTGATCAGCGTGGATTGGTGCCACCTGGTGCAGGTCAGCCTGGCTTGGCACAGCCTGGCATGGATCAGCATGGTTTGGTGCAACCTGGTGCAGGTCAGCCTGGCATGGACCATCGTGGTTTGGTGCATCCTGGTGCAGGTCAGCCTGGCATGGCGCAGCCTGGTATGGACCAGCATGGTTTGGTGCAACCTGGTGCAGGTCAGCGTGGTTTGGCCCAACCTAGAGTGGATCAGCGTGGGTTGGTACAACCTGGTGCAGCTCAGCCTGGTATGGTCCAACCTAGAATGGATCAAGGTGGATTGGTACAACCTGGTACAGGTCAGCCTGGCTTGGTGCAGCCTGTACTGGATCAACGTGGGTTGGTGCAACCTGGTGCAGGCCAACCTGGTTTGGTTCAGCCTGGCATAGTTCAGCCTGCCTTGGTCCAGCCTGGTGCAGGTCAGGGTGGTTTGGTCCAACCTGGTACAGATCAGCTTGGTTTAGGGCAACGTGGATTGGATCAGCGTGGCTTGGTACAGGCTGACACAGATCCACGTGGCTTTTCTCAACCTGGTGCATATCCTCCTGGATTGATTCAACCTGGCGCATATCCACCTGGTCTGGTACAGCCTGGTGCCTATCCACATGGTTTGGTCCAACCTGGTGCCTATCTACAAGGTTTGGGTCAATCTAGTGCCTATCCTCGTGGTTCAGTTCCACCTGGTGCCTATCCTCGTGGTTTGATCCAGCCTGGTACATATCCACATGGTTTCATGCAGCCTAGTACTGATCAGCGTGGTTTGGTTCAACCTGAAATTGATCAGTATGGCTTGAGGCAACCTGGTACCGGACAACCAGGTGTGGTACCAGCAGGCACAGGGCTTCGTGGCTTTCCAGCATTTACCCCAGATTTCCCAAGATCTTTAGCACATCCATATTACCCTGGTGTAGTACCTCCTGGCAGATACCAACATGGTCAGGTGTCAGCACTTCTAGCCAATCAAGGTTTGGCATCACCAGGGATTGGCCAAAAGATTTTACCAGAAACTTACCAGCAAGGTTTGTTACATCGTGGCACAGACCAGCATGGCCTGACACCATTAAGCCCCCATGTGGGATCTGCACAGCGAGCTCAACAGCATTTGGTTTCGCCTGGCCCGGATCAGCATGGCCAGGGACAAGCAGGCACAGAACAGCAAGACCATGTATCCtctatcccagaatcctgggaccgATCCTATCCTGGCCCTCAGGGCCCAGGCGTCCAGATGGGTTTGGATCCAAAACAAATACAGGCCCCAGGCCAGCCTGCCCTTCCCGTCCGGACTCCTCCCAGCCAAGCAGCCACCTTTCCCAGGAGCGCAGACTCTCTCAGCTGTCTCCACCGAGTCTCCTCCGAAAAGAGTGATTTCCAGAGTGAGAGACGTGACTCGCTGGATAAATTAGCTCCGACCTTCCCCATGGCAGTGGAAACATTTCGTCTGATGGGAGAGCTCCTTGGCCTCTATGTAGAGCTCAAGGAGAACATGAAGGAGCTGGACGAGGAGCAGGCTGGCCAGACCGACCTGGAGAAGATCCAGTACCTGCTCGGCCTCATGGGTGGGTTCCAGGGACGCGGAGGAGGGGCCGCTGTCTGTGTATGCGGCATCCCCTGGCCTCCTCTGGCTGCTGGGCTGCTTCCTGAGTCGATGCAAATAGCATGTCCCTTCTTAGCCTTTCTGGGCTCTACTATAGCCTTTGGGGTCCAAAAGTTGGAATTAAACGACTTGGAGCAAAGGAGCCTCAGGAGGAGAGTGAGGCGGTTCGGATGCCCTGGCCGACTACCTGGACAGCCGCGGAGGCcggtgggaggatgggagggaggatgCCTATGGTCCATGCACAGCGATGGGCCCAGAGAATAATTAAGATTTGAGAGTTGGGTGGGAAGTGTGGGTTAGTAGTTCCAAAGTCCTTTAGGATAGTAAGCATTAGGTGGATTTTTTTAAGGGTAAGGACACCCCTCTTTCCTTTcgtcccatcccccctccccagtcACCGGGAAAAGCAGAAGTGGGGGGTCCTGCTGTTTgctgccgggggtggggggcttcacCATGGGGGCTGGGAACAGGGATTGTGGGGGCTTCACCATGGGGGCTGGAAACAGCGAttgggagcctgctggagatctAACCCTTTTGACGAATAAGGCCTCAATTATTCACAGTCAAAAAGGCTATACCCCCAGACCTGCAGGAACAGCTGAACACCTTAAAGTCCTTAACCAAAGAAGTTCGGcaggaaaaagcaaaagtaagtAAGGGAGGGCCCGCCCACTGTGCCTTTGAGGGCCTGCAGTCCCACTTTCCACTTGTATTTTGATGGATGGCACCGTCCTTGCGCTGACATATTATCTCATTGGATTTTTACAAGCCTCTCGGGTAGGAAATGTCCCTCAGGTGACATCATGTTCAGTTCCTGGGTCTCACACCGCATGCTCGAAGCTGTTGAGACCCGGCAGAGCCACAAGGAGGCCAATGCTCTTTTCATTACGTGGGGGCCGTTTCCAACAAAGCCCACTGGGAGTGCAGCAGCCTTGGAGCCAAGTTTGGGGGACTCTCCGGGACCAGTGGCCATGGCAAAGGGCTACTGGATCttcagtggttcttttttttttttttaattttatttatttatttgacagagagatcacaagtaggcagagaggcagacagagagggggaagcaggctccccgctgagcagagagcccgatgcagggctcgatcccaggaccatgagatcatgacctgagctgaaggcagcagcttaacccactgagccacccaggcgcccctcttcagtGGTTCTTAATGCCAGCTGTCCACAGCCGCGGGACGGATAGATAGATGGgtgggcagatggatggatggatgtccAGAAGGGACAGACTGACCAATGGTTCTTGTTAGAGGCTTGGATCAGGACTCGGACTCGGGAAAGGGGCTTGCTCGGGCTGTGGACGCATATGCAGAAGGCCAAGAACTCAGGCCTAAGCCTGACCTTCCTCTTCCGCTGGGTTTGTAGATGGAGAGGATGCAGAAGATCCTGGAGGGCAACGGGGAACACGAAACAGGAAAAGACATGAAGAATGGCTCACTGAGCTTGCAGCTGGGAATCCTCAGGTAAAACACTCCTGCTGAGCGCAACTTGTGTCCGGGCATCGCCTCTCCCCAGCCAAGGAGGTGATGGCAGCCTTTGGCTCACTCACAGTCTGAACTGGCCCCTGTCTTTGACCCTGGCTGTGTCTGCCCTTCAGGGTGTCCATATGTAGTTCAAGTGGCTGGTAGAAGTTTCCGAGGTTCTTAAAACCAtccagcaggggcacctgggtggctcagtgggttaattcctctgccttcggctcaggtcatgatcccaaggtcctgggatcgagccccacatcaggctctctgctcagcagggagtctgcttcccttcctctctctctctgcctgcctctctgcctgcttgtgatctctgtctgtcaaataaataaataaaatcttttaaaacaatttaaaacaaaacaaaaaaacaataaagagtcCAGCAGCAGCAGTCTCTGTCCCCAGACAGAAGCTGGAGGAGAGCACGTGTCAGAGCCCCCTCAGGGCCCTCTCACAGTGGGGCCAGGTCCCACCCCTTAGAAACCTCTCAGGTCGGCATGTGGGCACCCACTTCCTGGACAAGCAGCACCCGGGACTCCCTAGATAGAGCCTGCCGTGGGGTGGGCCCAAGAGCCATGGTGAGCATCGTCTGTCCCTCGTGGGACATGTGGGCCCAGACCCTGGGATGGGTGGTGGCGCCAGGCCGTCTCTTCTGCACGTCTCTCAGAGTTACCGTGGCTGACATCGAGAAGGAACTGGCCGAGCTGAGGGAAAGCCAAGAGCGGGGCAAGGTCAGCATGGAGCACTCAGTCTCCGAAGCCTCCCTCTACCTGCAGGACCAGGTGAGACCAAGATCTTCTCAGTCGGCCGTGGAGGGCGGGGCTACCAGACTCTCAGCGGTCACACCGTCTGCAAACGCTTTCacccattctgtgggctgtcttTCCATCCTCTTGTTAGTGTCTGCCTTTACGATTTTAcgtctttatttgagagagagagagagcacaagcggggggagggagcagagggagggacaagcagactctgtgcaggTGTGaaacctgactcggggctcgatcccatgaccctgagatcatgacctgaggagaaagcaagaatcagacacttaactaactgagccacccaggcgctccgataGTGTCTGCCTTTAAATCTTGAGTGATGCTATCGCCGGTCATCCCAGACTCTTCCCACTGAAGAGCGTCCGGACCAGGACCGGCCCTGTGAGTACTTGCAGGAGGACCAGACGGGAAAAGCCACGGGGCCACGGGGACTGACGTCAGGAGTGCCTCGGGGATAGAGGCCTGGTTCTGGGCCACTCCCACACCCCACCAGCATGTACCATGTCTTGACCCCAAAGCCACTTGTCCAGTGTGAGGCTCTAGGAGTAGAAGATTGTGTCCACAGCTCACGTCTAAGCTTAGCAACCTCGAGGGCTGTCCCGGGAGCCacactccccactgggcaggccCGGCTCCCACCACAGCCTCTTCAGGGCACCGGCCTCCACTCTCCCCATTTTCCGCCGTCTCCGCTTCCTACCTCTGAATACACAGCTGCTCTCCCACGCTGCTGCTCATCCCAGAATGTCCTTGTCACCCCCACTTACCCAGTGGGCTCCTACTACCCCTCACAACTCCACTGAAAAGGAGGCACCTTCTTTGGGGTGGCACCTTCCTCTTTTCTAGAGAATCAGTCCGCCCTTTTACCCCACGGGCCCTCTGCCACGCTTACGAACACTTCAGAAGAGTGCGGGTTCTTCTGGGAGCAAGCAGGAGTCTCACTGAGCTCAGGCACAGGGGAGCTTGGTTGAAAGTACATCGGTGTGCGGGGAGGCTGGAAAAGGCTGAACTTCCAGGCCAAGGGGGCAGTCTGGCCAGGGCTGCCCGGGCTCCGTCCTTCACGTCTGTTTCTGTGCGCACCTGTGCTTCTGTGTCCCTGTCCTTACCCGTTTCTCTCCAACACCTCCACATCTCCCTCCCACCGTGCTCCCAGCCAACTTTCGCACATGGCCCACAGGGGCTGCCTCGGCCCCGCGATGTTACACACTTCCAAGAGAGGGGGTTCGGTTGGCCCAGCCCCTCTCTGAGCCAGGCAAGAGGTCCCACGGCTGTGGGACTGGCTGACCCAGAACCGGGTGCCGACCCGGGACCCGTCATGTGCGGTGATGCACAGGGACTGTGGGAAACAGAAGAGGGCAGGAGAGCCAGTGTGGGGCATCTGCTCCCGCCCAGACCAGGAGAGACCCCTGCAACAGAAGTAGCACCCGTCCCACTGATTTCTTGTTACCGAATGCTGGCTGGGGACAGAGCATGTGTGAGCAGCAGAGGGCCCAGAGCTGTGTCTGGGCATCGTCAAGCTCCTGTAAGTGTTGGTGGACTAACAGACGTCACCACTCGAGGGTTTAGCTAGAGAGACGTGTCCTCACTCTGAATCAGCGAGCTGGCTAGAGAAAGGTCCAGAGACCTCCATCCTGTAAGGGTTTTATTCAGGATCAGGGCCGTACTCGCTGAGAACTCTGTTCACTACTTAACAGACGGACCCTGGGCGCCTCCTACATGCACCACGCTCGGTGAGACCCTGGCAGGGGCAGTGACTGCCTGAATCACACGGGGGCTGGCAGTCTGGACAGATCGCGGCCGTGTGGACAGATCGCGGCCGTGCCTCGCTCACTGCTCTGCACCTGCCTTCTTGCCCACACCCAGCTTGACAAGCTCAGGGCGATCATCGAGAACATGCTGGCCTCATCTTCCACGCTGCTGTCCCTGAGCATGGCTCCTCACAAGACGCTGTCCACTTTGGAACCTGGCCAGATTGACCCGGAGGCCACCTGCCCTGCCTGCAGCCTGGACCTGAGCCACCAGGTCAGCACGCTGGTGCAGCGCTACGAGCAGCTTCAGGACATGGTCAACAATCTGGCTGCCTCCCGGCCCTCCAAGAAAGCCAAGCTCCAGAGCCAGGTGACTCCCACCGGCCCCCCTCCTGGCGTGGCCTCCTGTGCCCCACAGTGGGGAGCCACAGCCCGGAGACCCACAGACCTGGGAGCGGCTGATGGCGCTTAACTGGCCTCAGGGCCAGCTTGCCACGGTGGAGTCCTTTACTGACCCCACACAAGTCCCTGGTCCTTTCACTGGGTCACAGCGAGGGCAGGAACAGAACTAGCTCTGGGGACATGAGACCATGGCGAAACCCTGGCTCCCTGGGGATGGGGCCGTGCATTCACGTGCCTCGGGGGACACTGGCATGGCAGGTTCCTTGACACAGTATACAGTATTCCAGCCCCCTTCCCAATTCCCCAGCGAAGGGCAGTCttgctggtgggggcagggagagtcgAGAGTCCCTGAGTCCTGCCTCTTAGGCTCTGGAGTTGAGATCCTGCTCAAGGCAGGTGGGAAGACAGTAGCCCACACCCCAGCTCTCAGGAGCCACAGGGCAGCACACCACTCTGGAACCTCGATCACCTCTGCTGGGCACCCCCTCCGGGGGGCCAGGTCCCTCAAGGCTGGACcatggggaggtgggggctgaaGCTCACATGCCGGGGCGGGGGgacacacagagcagagagcctgcccaCGGTCCGGGGGGCGGTGTGGAGAGCCAGAATGGGGCCCAAAGTTGGCCTACCTGCTgggtgatttcttaaaaattttatttatttgagagagagagtgcacgagcagggggagagggagacgcagactgccctgctgagctgggagccgggCACAGGGCTCGAGCCCGGGACCCTGGgacgaccatgacctgagccgaaggcagccgcttcaccACCTGAACCAGCCAGGAGCCTCCGGGCGATGTTCTAAGGGCCACCCAGGCAGGGCGGTAACACCAGGCAGCggccccagggagcctgcctttgTGCCTCCTGCCACAGGATGAAGAGCTGCTGGGCCATGTCCAGAGCGCCATCCTGCAGGTGCAGGGCGACTGTGAGAAGCTCTACATCACCACCAGCAGCCTCATCGAAGACCACCGGCAGAAGCAGAAGGACATTGACGTGAGGGGCCCGCgggcagctggggtggggtggggtggggtgcgaGGCCGTTGCCATCCTGGCTCCTCGTTCTccgctccccctcctcccaggtgCTGTACCAGGGCCTAGAGAAGCTCGAGAAGGAAAAGGCCAACAGGGAGCACCTGGAGATGGAGATTGACGTGGTAAGGGCGGGCCAGGCCCAGAAGAGCCGCCCTGTGTCCCTCGAGGTCTTACCCGTCCTTCTTTGAAAGGCCAGGAGTAGAGCGGAGCCCGGGGGGAGCTCAGTGTCCAGGCTTGATGTCAGGGCCATGGGTCCCTGCCACGGCTCTCTCCGACCTGGGGTCCCCTCCTCTCTTCCGGGCAGAAGGCTGATAAGAGTGCCCTGGCGGCCAAAGTGAGCCGTGTCCAGTTCGATGCCACCACGGAGCAGCTGAACCACATGATGCAGGAGCTGGTGGCAAAGATGAGCGGCCATGAGCAGGACTGGCAGAAGATGCTGGACAAGCTCCTGGTGGAGATGGACAGCAAGGTGAGGGCAGACAGTGGCTCCTGTCTGGAGGCGGCAGatcactccctgcccccacccggcTTTCCCCGCACTTACTGCTCACCCACCGCCACCCGCAGCTGGACCGCCTGGAGCTGGACCCCGTGAAGAAGTTGCTGGAAGACCGCTGGAAGTCCTTGCGGCAGCAGCTCAAGGAGCGCTCTCCCCTCTACCAGGCGGACGAGGCAGCGGCCATGAGGAGGTGGGGTGCGGACCACAgcggggggctgggagggggggtcCCCAGAGGAACAGCTCCCACCAGTGAGCTCAGTGTGCTCTGGGGGAGAGGCTGATCCCACTGGACCATCCCGTAGCTGCAGGGACAGAATCTGAGAGCTTGAAAAGCTCTTCCATCTTAGGCTGGTTCCTCCTGTGCTGGAGAAAGGGTGAGGAGAGAAGGCTAAGGCTCTCTGGCACGGGTGTGCTCCTTGGGGCCTCCGAGGCGGGGATGGGCCCACAGTCCCCAGAGCCAAGCCTGCTCCAGGGGGTCCCCTGGTCTGCCCTGGGGCAGGCTTGAATCCCCGGGTTTCCATTATTGGCCGCCAGAGGGAGCTCGAGGTTCACACAGGGCCTCTGTCAGGGGCCCCTTGAAACCCTGCTGGCTTTCGGTTGGCACAGGTGGGTGCTGGAGAGGCACCCCAAAGCAGGTGGTTCCCCAGGGAACAGGGACCAGATCTGCCTCTGGTGGCTTGGGACCTGCCACCCTGGTGAGCCAAGCTTCCGGCCCACCGGGCCTGCAGAGGGCCCAAGGCCGTCTGTGTTCTCCATCTCTCCCGTTCCCCACCCTCCGGGCAGGACACTCACCCTCTGCGTGTATCCCACTCCTCACAGGCAGCTCTTGGCACATTTTCACTGCCTCTCTTGTGACCGGCCCTTGGAGACAGCTGTGACTGGACAGTGAGTGCCCACACCTGGCAAACCCCAGCTGGTGGCTGTCACGGGGGCGGGCACAGCTGTGCTGCGTCTCCTCCATTCCCTACCTGCCTCCAACACTTGTCCTTCCTCGTCTCCTCTCCCCCGGGTCCATTCCTACCTGCCTCACCACTTGCTAGCCCTCCGTCCTTCCCTCTGCCACACCCTGGACGGGAAGGCTCCTCGGGCACGTAGGCTGTGGAGTCCTGGCTTTAGGAATGGgatttctcggggcgcctgggtggctcagtgggttaagccgctgccttcggctcaggtcatgatctcgggagtcctgggatcgagccccgcatcgggctctctcctcagcagggagcctgcttcctcctctctctctgcctgcctctctgcctgcttgtgatctgtcaaataaatgaataaaatctttaaaaaaaaaaaaaaaaaaaaaggaatgggattTCTCACGCTCCAACcgtcctcttctctctgtccctgcccagATTTATCCCGGTGACTCCTGtgggcccagccctgcctgggcaCCGTTCCACCCGCCCCTACACTATCTTCGAGCTGGAGCAGGTCCGGCAGCAGAGCCGCAAGTACGGGGCAGCGGGCTCCCGGGCGGGGCTTCGCAGGGGAGAcggggcagaggctggagggcGAGTGGCTCTCTGGAGAGGCTCCTCCTCCTGGTTGGACAGTGGGGGGTATGGAGTAATTTCTGGGCTAGCCCCCCACTTCTTCCCAATAAGGGGAAGAATGGAGGCCTATTTAGTAATTACCTGCCTTTGAGTCCCTGTTGGGGGTCCCGGTGGGACACTGCTGAGGCTGCCGGCGGGGGACCTCTTTACCTCCTCACACCCCCAGATGCTTCAGCAGCCTCggcatgggaggaagggaggggtccGATGTCACCCAGCCAGAGGGTAGGCTCAGTGGCtgttgggggaggaggtggggacatAATGCACACTCCTTGggctcctgcccacctccccgcCGCATTTCCATCTCCCAAGGATGAGGGTTCAGCGATAAGGATGATTTCAAACTGCACTTTGGAGCCCCTAGGGTTCCAGGTAGGAAGGGCTAAGTGTGCAGGGCTGCTCCCTCTCTCGGCTTCCACCCCACCCCGTCTGTGGTCCCTTGGGGTGCTATGGGCAGGGCTCCTGCCCACACATGGTCCTGCTTAAAAGGGCACAGATAAAGGGCTGGAGTGGGCCTGGGTCTGAGTGTGGGCTCGAACTGGCATGGCCCCCTTACCCACCCGCCTGTGCCCCCACAGCCTCAAGCTGGGCGGTACCGCTTTCCCTCGGGGCGACTTGGCGCACATGGAGCGGAGCGTGGGGCGCCTGCGCACCATGCACTCCAAGATGCTGATGGACATTGAGAAGGTGCAGATCCACTTCGGAGGCTCGGTCCGGGCCAGCAGCCAGATGATCCGGGAGCTGCTGCAGGCACAGTGCCTGAGCTCCCCCTGCTACAAACGGTAGGACCACACAGACGGGGCCCCTGGCCGCGGGGCTCAGCTTCTGCCCACCCACAGCCCTGTGAGTGTCTGCTCCACTGCTGGGGAACGCCCTGCCAAAGAAGGGGGATGGCGGGCAGAAGAAAGAGGGTATTAGTGGTCTTCAGGGTGGCCCAGCAGCGAGTTTGCTTTGCCCTGGCTCCTGGAGACCCCTGACACAGCTGTCCCATCCCCGGCTGGCTGGCCCCCCCATAGCTGGGTCCTGGGGGACACCGGCTCCGGTGAAGCTGCCGTCTTCACCACAGGGTGCCGGAGACAGCCGACTACGTGTACTCGAGCGTGCCCCGGCGCTGCGGGGGCAGCCACACCCTCACGTACCCCTACCGCCGCAGCCGTCTACAGCACCTGTCCCAGGGCCTGTACCCCACTGAGGAGGTCCAGATCGCCATGAAGGTTGGGGTGCTGCCTGGGAGTGAAGACAGAGGGCCCTCACAGGACCCCACATTCTCAAGTCATTCTGGAAAATGTCACCAGAAGGGTGGATGACCAGCCCTCTGCCTGGAGGCTGTTTCTGAAAGCCTCTGGTACTCCGGCTTTGTTGGGCCTCCTGCCCAGCGagccctgccacccccaccacgGGCCCTCCCTTCGCCCTGCCACTGCCAGAGCCTTGGGGAGGGTTCTGGGAGTCGGGGGAGGATGTCCCTCGGTGCCACGGACCTCATGGAGGAAGGACCAGAGGGCATGCTCTAAGGGCCATGTGGTAATGGATatcccttccccgccccccagcatGATGAGGTGGATATCTTGGGCTTGGATGGACATATTTACAAGGGACGGATGGATACAAGGCTGCCCGGCATCTTGACCAAAGACCGTGAGTGTCCCAGGGGCCCAGAGActcctcaggctccttgctcaggagtcCCTCAGGGTCTGCCCAGCTCCTGGAAGGCCAGGGGGCCACTGGATCCTGGGTGCCTCCTCCTGCTACTGCCCTGATTCCAAACGCTCTCAAAGCCCCAGGTCAGTGTTGGCAGGTCGGGGACAGCTGTCTAGTCTCAGCCAATGAGCCAGGCCGTCATGGCCCCGTGACACATTCATGCCAGCCTTCCTCCTCGTGCTGCCTCATCGGCTTGCCTGCCTCAGCCTCTGTTCGCAGCACTACCAGGACCCAGTCCTACCCTCCTTCAAAACTCAAAGTGCCCCTCCTCAGTCCCCCACCACCTGCTGAATTTCCCTGCCCCTCCCGAAGCCCCACCTGCTCTTAGAGCTCGTGTGCACCTGTCCAGCCGCCTGGCCTCCTGAGCTTGAGCCCAGGTCAGAACTCACCCAGCACCAGGCACAGAGCTCACGGCTGCAGGTCCTCAGAGTATAtctgagtgggtgggtgggtgggtggacggATGGACATGGGAACGAATGGAGTGCTTAGAAGGGGTGTGTCCATTAGTTCCAACTGGGAAGGCCCCCCACTGAGGCGGTCGTGACCAGGGGCCCTGCagccctctccccatccccatgggTCCCCACAGAGCTCCCACTCAGCATCTCAGAATGGACCCTCCCCTTCGCCGTCCCCCGCCAGCCTCTGTCTCCGGGATGACCAAGCACAAGGCCAAGCAGTCCCGGCCCCACGTGCACAGGCAGCAGTCCCTCAGCGACAATGGCCAGCTGCCCTCGAGACCTCAGAGTGCCCAGATGCTGGCTGGCAACAGCCCAGGTAGCTTCCCTCCGGCCTTCCAGGTGGTCTCCACTGCCCCCAGGCCTTTCTTGCTTGCCCActggcccccctccctgcccatggCTGGTCTCTGCGCTTATTTCCCTGGGGAGAGGAAGTGCCTGGGAGCTGAGagatgggatgggagggagaagggagaaaaatccaTCTTTActgagttgttctttttttttttttttaagattttatttatttgacagacagagatcacaagtaggcagagaggcaggcagagagggtgtgggggggaagcaggctccctgctgagcagaaaggcagaggcttaacccactgagccacccaggcgcccccacccaggtgcccctactgagTTCTTCTTATGTCGCAGGGCTGGGGGGTAGATGCTGTTACTGTCCCCATCTCccaggagagggaacaggagcagggTTGTAGCCCAGGGCTCTGGCTCCAGGCccaagtcccccccccccccgcccccgccgctcaCAGGTGCTCACTCTCCTGGAGCTAGTGGTCAGCTCTGTGCAGCAGCTGGTGGGCGCAGTCCGACCTTGTTTGGGGAGGAACTTCTCCTCACCCCCGGCCTGGACGGTCCCTTGAGTCCCTGTGCTCCCCCAAGGGGCTAACTCCTGCCTAAAAGTCTGGGGGCTAAGGGTCCCCCAGGGTCCAGCCA includes the following:
- the QRICH2 gene encoding glutamine-rich protein 2 isoform X8 gives rise to the protein MQPATAATTMVSLRELADLAIGTPEVGAVNFTALHTLIVAMLRSLNLQEVRIDFQSPLPLPSPETSRTLELPQAALSARQLAASKEKPRGGLTKPPTEPPTAAATLESQVKGLGGQVQDLSRKLKTVTSQVQGIVSHVQHLTAPISELDARDWLEEETAQPTPARARAGSLRIAKGERATVSQVSQAMELLRDVVEDVKTLKEAQEKAEKLPATAIQRIDALEKIVRERDEFLDLVGRKMSLMPVGEEVTMVTWEELEQAITDGWRASLGGSETTTGLPQRRGHASATSDDTLQGGVPIKRSSADRAVDSPHAYGSDQTFSGLGGIRNPSEGVTRERGRGASATAFPAREQHPRARDEAGLAKAHPLSASQSRVESGRPRTRELPSHSSVHLRKEEREAQPGPTLQDLSSGPVAGDEYQVHPDQHWGVDASQGRIQPGLDQHGLGPHGMDPPAWSHPRTYPHAVVPHTMGQLGMMPPGTDEWGLVTPGLDQYGMVPPVVPGTHQQGWELPGTVQPGTVPLGTYQYGTAQQPGADQRGLVPLTADQHGFLISGMDQQGSVLPGMDQQGSVPDLTHQRGLASPALIRVVADRQGFVQPSLETSEFTHPDTDQHDIIQPGPDHHGLVPAGASQRGLVQPGADRHGLVQTLVDPSGLVQPGAYLPDWAQPGAYPSGWGQPVAYPFDLVQPNVYPSGLVQPSAVQPGLTQSGIGQQDSAQLRMHQRALVEPEMDEHGLVQVGMDHRVLFQPGTVQPTLMQPGAGQRGLVQPVISQSDLAQPGIDQHESVQLGIDQRGLVQPGAGQPGLAQPGMDQRGLVQPGAGQPGLAQPGMDQRGLVQPGAGQPGLAQPGMDQRGLVQPGAGQPGLVQPGMDPRGVVQPGAGQLGLVQPGMDQRGLVHPHAGQPGMDQRGLLRPGTGQPGLAQPGMGQRVLVQPGLAQPGMDQHGLVQPGTGQPGLAQPGMDHHGLARPGTAQPGLAQPGIDQRGLVQPGTGQPSLAQPGMDQHGLVQPGTGQPGLAQPGMDHRGLAQPGAGQPGLAQPGMDHRGLAQPGAGQPGLAQPGMDQHGLVQPGAGQPGLAQPGMDHRGLVHPGVGHPGLAQPGIDQRGLVPPGAGQPGLAQPGMDQHGLVQPGAGQPGLVQPVLDQRGLVQPGAGQPGLVQPGIVQPALVQPGAGQGGLVQPGTDQLGLGQRGLDQRGLVQADTDPRGFSQPGAYPPGLIQPGAYPPGLVQPGAYPHGLVQPGAYLQGLGQSSAYPRGSVPPGAYPRGLIQPGTYPHGFMQPSTDQRGLVQPEIDQYGLRQPGTGQPGVVPAGTGLRGFPAFTPDFPRSLAHPYYPGVVPPGRYQHGQVSALLANQGLASPGIGQKILPETYQQGLLHRGTDQHGLTPLSPHVGSAQRAQQHLVSPGPDQHGQGQAGTEQQDHVSSIPESWDRSYPGPQGPGVQMGLDPKQIQAPGQPALPVRTPPSQAATFPRSADSLSCLHRVSSEKSDFQSERRDSLDKLAPTFPMAVETFRLMGELLGLYVELKENMKELDEEQAGQTDLEKIQYLLGLMVKKAIPPDLQEQLNTLKSLTKEVRQEKAKMERMQKILEGNGEHETGKDMKNGSLSLQLGILRVTVADIEKELAELRESQERGKVSMEHSVSEASLYLQDQLDKLRAIIENMLASSSTLLSLSMAPHKTLSTLEPGQIDPEATCPACSLDLSHQVSTLVQRYEQLQDMVNNLAASRPSKKAKLQSQDEELLGHVQSAILQVQGDCEKLYITTSSLIEDHRQKQKDIDVLYQGLEKLEKEKANREHLEMEIDVKADKSALAAKVSRVQFDATTEQLNHMMQELVAKMSGHEQDWQKMLDKLLVEMDSKLDRLELDPVKKLLEDRWKSLRQQLKERSPLYQADEAAAMRRQLLAHFHCLSCDRPLETAVTGQFIPVTPVGPALPGHRSTRPYTIFELEQVRQQSRNLKLGGTAFPRGDLAHMERSVGRLRTMHSKMLMDIEKVQIHFGGSVRASSQMIRELLQAQCLSSPCYKRVPETADYVYSSVPRRCGGSHTLTYPYRRSRLQHLSQGLYPTEEVQIAMKHDEVDILGLDGHIYKGRMDTRLPGILTKDPSVSGMTKHKAKQSRPHVHRQQSLSDNGQLPSRPQSAQMLAGNSPAPPRPRKDRPLSSEGRLAQPNAAHPPSPSEMEMHMDMPPGEGPEEPTRGPRSTTAQ